Proteins encoded by one window of Nomascus leucogenys isolate Asia chromosome 19, Asia_NLE_v1, whole genome shotgun sequence:
- the LOC100587682 gene encoding ribosome-binding protein 1-like — protein MRGLDQMEIPGGLYLLLGEVVGHSALGAQPEQGAHGDADELLELPAVLQRPAGQGPCASLHGCGITPATALLLSHRRGAQRRSMQAAVAEAGSPGRGRLGEERGSRESWSRSAPRRCPSQDAGRVGSGVCRSRPQSRGGGGQKAGKSGGGGGGQKAAAVGDKKPRRRGAKSQEKPRRRGAKSREKRRPRGQKAAAVGDKKPRGQGAKRREKRRARGQKTAAAGGKKPGKAAAAGGKSREKRRRRGAKIRGEGEQKATKRGGGGGKKGRRRGAKSRGRGGKKP, from the exons ATGAGAGGGCTGGACCAGATGGAAATTCCGGG TGGTCTGTATCTCCTGCTGGGTGAGGTTGTTGGACACAGCGCACTTGGTGCGCAGCCCGAGCAGGGTGCCCATGGAGATGCCGACGAGCTTCTGGAGCTGCCCGCAGTACTGCAGCGCCCGGCTGGCCAGGGCCCCTGCGCCTCCCTCCACGGATGCGGCATCACCCCCGCCACCGCCCTCCTTCTCTCCCATCGCCGTGGCGCGCAGCGCCGCTCTATGCAGGCAGCAGTGGCGGAGGCAGGGAGCCCGGGGCGCGGGCGCCTAGGGGAGGAACGGGGGAGCCGGGAGAGCTGGAGCAGGAGCGCCCCTCGGCGCTGCCCGAGCCAGGACGCCGGTAGAGTTGGCAGCGGAGTCTGCCGCTCCCGCCCTCAGAGCCGCGGCGGCGGGGGGCAAAAAGCCGGGaaaagcggcggcggcggcgggggacAAAAAGCAGCGGCGGTGGGGGAcaaaaagccgcggcggcggGGGGCAAAAAGCCAGGAAAAGCCGCGGCGGCGGGGGGCAAAAAGCCGGGAAAAGCGGCGGCCGCGGGGACAAAAAGCAGCGGCGGTGGGGGACAAAAAGCCGCGGGGGCAGGGGGCAAAAAGGCGCGAAAAGCGGCGGGCGCGGGGACAAAAAACCGCCGCGGCGGGGGGCAAAAAGCCAGGAAAGGCCGCGGCGGCTGGGGGCAAAAGCCGGGAAaagcggcggcggcggggagCAAAAATCCGCGGCGAGGGGGAGCAAAAAGCCACGAAAaggggcggcggcgggggcaaAAAGGGGCGGCGGCGGGGTGCAAAAAGCCGGGGACGCGGGGGCAAAAAGCCGTAG